In the Theobroma cacao cultivar B97-61/B2 chromosome 1, Criollo_cocoa_genome_V2, whole genome shotgun sequence genome, one interval contains:
- the LOC18613132 gene encoding rho-N domain-containing protein 1, chloroplastic, translating to MSHALYLVSNNIPGYGTTECRYLSCSGISGRAVTLSPGSSRRDHRICSQVKIRSLKCGSKEISFVCRAGSSGHRRNPDFSRQRHGFRGRNRQNEDRENFESIDESEMLSSKNGPLLSLSGSTKFQATAVPGPREKEIVELFRKVQTQLRERAVAKEAKKTEASQGKGKESETVDSLLKLLRKHSVEQGKGKNSIGSSRDLSLDQPEVNGSSNEDKGSRFFDSNDRVRSEAKEPYAPTLSRPASNFRRKSPVPQMKYQPIYSSEETVNSVEHGNSDGKRNLSSAKSSPAPDHVPELEEDSESETEPGLEPESIYQDPDALDEFSEDESSDIDEEDREQQIGHEDLSALKLPELRALAKSRGLKGFSKMKKANLVELLSSSSF from the exons ATGTCGCATGCACTTTATCTCGTTTCCAATAACATTCCTG GTTATGGAACAACAGAATGTAGATATCTCTCCTGTTCAGGTATTTCTGGAAGAGCAGTGACTCTATCTCCTGGCTCTTCACGTAGAGACCACAGAATTTGTTCACAGGTGAAAATCAGATCTTTGAAATGCGGTTCCAAGGAGATATCTTTTGTGTGCAGAGCAGGTTCTAGTGGTCACAGGAGAAACCCAGACTTCTCAAGGCAAAGGCATGGTTTTCGAGGGAGGAATAGGCAAAATGAAGACAGAGAGAACTTTGAAAGTATAGATGAATCTGAAATGTTATCTTCAAAAAATGGGCCATTACTCTCCCTCTCCGGTTCCACAAAATTCCAAGCCACTGCAGTCCCTGGTCCAAGAGAAAAGGAGATTGTGGAGCTTTTCAGGAAGGTCCAAACTCAACTTCGAGAAAGAGCTGTGGCTAAAGAAGCTAAAAAAACTGAAGCCTCGCAGGGAAAAGGTAAAGAGAGTGAAACAGTTGATTCTCTCCTTAAGCTATTGAGGAAACACTCAGTTGAACAAGGCAAGGGAAAAAACAGCATTGGCAGTAGCAGAGACCTAAGTTTGGATCAGCCAGAAGTGAATGGATCTTCCAATGAAGATAAAGGCTCCAGATTCTTTGATTCAAATGATAGAGTGAGGAGTGAGGCCAAAGAACCTTATGCCCCTACTTTAAGCAGACCAGCATCAAATTTCCGACGGAAGTCACCTGTCCCACAAATGAAATATCAGCCGATTTATTCCAGTGAGGAGACTGTCAATTCTGTCGAACATGGAAATTCAGATGGGAAGAGAAATTTGAGTTCAGCCAAGTCATCTCCTGCACCTGATCACGTGCCTGAATTGGAGGAGGATTCAGAGTCTGAAACTGAGCCAGGGCTGGAGCCTGAGTCAATTTATCAAGATCCTGATGCGTTGGATGAGTTTTCAGAGGATGAATCTTCTGATATTGATGAGGAGGACAGGGAACAGCAGATTGGACATGAGGATTTGAGTGCATTGAAGCTACCAGAACTCAGGGCACTTGCGAAGTCTCGTGGTTTGAAGGGATTCTCCAAGATGAAGAAGGCCAATTTGGTGGAGTTGCTGAGTAGTAGCTCATTCTAA